ACCTTCGTTCGCGAAGGGTGTTCCGTCGCCGGGTTTGCCTCGTGCAGCTGCTGCTTTGCCGCAGAGTGATTCGATGAACTGGCCGATGGTCATACGGCTTGGGATAGCGTGTGGGTTAATGATGAGGTCGGGGACTATGCCGTCTTCAGTGAATGGGAGGTCTTCTTGGGGTACGATTAAGCCTATGACTCCTTTCTGTCCGTGGCGGCTTGCAAATTTGTCGCCGAGTTCAGGGACACGTTGGTCACGGACACGGACTTTGACGAGTTTGCTGCCTTCGCCTGATTCAGTGATAAAGATGCCGTCGACGATGCCTGTTTCGGATGGGCGCATGTCTACGGATGTGTCGCGCATGCTGGGTCCTTTGACTTCGAATTCTTTGTATTCTTCAAGGAATCTGGGCGGGCTGATTCTACCGATGAGGACGTCTCCGCCGATGACTTGTGATTCGAGTCCGATGATTCCGTCGGGTTCGAGAAGACGGTAATATTGTTCACCGCGGTAGCCACGTGTGCCAGGTTCGGGCACGGTGAAGCGGTCTTTTAAGCCTCCGAGGTATTGGCGGCATTCCGCTTCGTAAATGCGGTAGAAGGTGCTGCGTGCGAGTCCACGTTCGATGCTTGCTTTGTTGAATATGATGGCGTCTTCCATGTTATAGCCTTCAAAGCTCAAAACAGCGACAACACAGTTCTGTCCTGTGGGGCGTTGCTTGTAGCCCATGACATCCATGTTTTCGGTTTGCACAAGTGGAACTTGTGGGTAGTGCAGGATGTGGCTGCGGCTGTCAACGCGGTGGTGGAAGTTGGTGCCATAAACACCTAGTGCCTGTTTTGCCATAGCGGCTTGGTATGAGTTACGTGGTGACTGGTTGTGTTCGGGGTAGGGAATGGTTGAGGCGCAGATACCAAGGATAGTGTAGGTGGCGATTTCTACGTGGCTAGTTTGAGGTTTGATGTCGTCATAGTCGATAGCTATGTAGGCGTTTTCTTCTTCTTCCGCGTCAAGATACTCGACAAGGCCGTTTTTGACGAGGTCTTCCCAGGTCCATTCGCCTAAACCGATTTTCTCAAAGTGCTTGCTTTGGAGTTTAGGTATGCCGTTTTCTACGATGATAAGGGGTCGTCTGACGCGTCCTTCATCGCAGTTGGCGTGGACTTCTTCAGTTTCGGTTTGTTGCTTAGAGAAGTATGTTACGTTGACTTCGGTTGAGATTTCTCCGGCTCTGCGGCGTTGGCGGAAGGATTCCACCATTTCTTTGGCGTTGTTGCAGTAGCCGATGATGTTGCCGTCCACGAAGACTTTGGCGCCTGAAATGCGCAGGTCGGTGCTTGCTTCATATGCTGGGACGGTTCCCATCTCGAAAAGCAGTTGCCGTACGCGGTCAGGGTTTACGCCGACAGCGATGGATGCGGATAGAGCGAGGTTCTTTACGAGGCCACAGTTTGAGCCTTCAGGGGTTTCGTTTGGACAGAGTCTGCCCCAGTGGGTGGGGTGTAAGTCTCTGGCTTCGAAGTTGGGTTGGCTTCTGCTCAGGGGTGACTGGAGCCTGCGGAGGTGGCTAAGGGTGGAGATGTAGTTGGTGCGGTCGAGAAGTTGGGTGATGCCGACTCTGCCTCTGCCCCAGTTACCAGTTGCTAATGCATGCTGGAACCGTTCTGTGATGATGCCGGGGCGGACAGCTGCGGAGACGGTGATTATTGGGCCTTTAACGCCGATGCGTTCAAGCTGGTACTTGATGTCTCGGGTTAAGTTGCGGAATGAAACACGGAATAAGTCTGCGAGTAGGGGTCCACCGAGGCGTAGACGTTTGTTTTTGAAGTGGTCTTTGTCGTCTGGTTGGCGCCTGCCCATTTTGAGTTGGATAACGCGGTAGGCCATTTCGCCGAGGAATATGGCTTTTTCTTTTCGGTTTTTGTCGCTTCGGCCCAAGTGTGGAAGGAAGTTTTTGTCCAGCGCGGTTTCGGCTTTTTGGACACGGTATTCTTCAACTTGTCCGTGGGCAACGCGGTTGCCGATGAAGAGTATGGCGTCTTGGGGTGTATCAACGCCGATGGCTTTCTCGAATGAGGCGCCGAGGTGGGTTTGGATGTCGT
The DNA window shown above is from Candidatus Bathyarchaeota archaeon and carries:
- a CDS encoding DNA-directed RNA polymerase subunit B; translation: MQKDDIHNLLKTFFNEKGLVRQHLDSYNEFIDHGLQEVVDEVAEIPIEVPESPYKVKLGQIWVIDPQSRITGPYATEVDGTKHEIYPMEARLRNLAYSAPIALEMTPIIDGREQDTELVYIGNIPVMLKSKLCFLSQLSREELIAAGEDPDDAGGYFVVNGSERVIVAMEDLAPNRVIVDIDEKGTSPVYQAKIFSTTVGFRARIELKLKSDDAIYVTMPGVPTEIPFVVIMRALSMEKDKDIAEAVSLDNDIQTHLGASFEKAIGVDTPQDAILFIGNRVAHGQVEEYRVQKAETALDKNFLPHLGRSDKNRKEKAIFLGEMAYRVIQLKMGRRQPDDKDHFKNKRLRLGGPLLADLFRVSFRNLTRDIKYQLERIGVKGPIITVSAAVRPGIITERFQHALATGNWGRGRVGITQLLDRTNYISTLSHLRRLQSPLSRSQPNFEARDLHPTHWGRLCPNETPEGSNCGLVKNLALSASIAVGVNPDRVRQLLFEMGTVPAYEASTDLRISGAKVFVDGNIIGYCNNAKEMVESFRQRRRAGEISTEVNVTYFSKQQTETEEVHANCDEGRVRRPLIIVENGIPKLQSKHFEKIGLGEWTWEDLVKNGLVEYLDAEEEENAYIAIDYDDIKPQTSHVEIATYTILGICASTIPYPEHNQSPRNSYQAAMAKQALGVYGTNFHHRVDSRSHILHYPQVPLVQTENMDVMGYKQRPTGQNCVVAVLSFEGYNMEDAIIFNKASIERGLARSTFYRIYEAECRQYLGGLKDRFTVPEPGTRGYRGEQYYRLLEPDGIIGLESQVIGGDVLIGRISPPRFLEEYKEFEVKGPSMRDTSVDMRPSETGIVDGIFITESGEGSKLVKVRVRDQRVPELGDKFASRHGQKGVIGLIVPQEDLPFTEDGIVPDLIINPHAIPSRMTIGQFIESLCGKAAAARGKPGDGTPFANEGPDEVRKNLVKLGFSHTGSEVFYNGASGEKFVADVFVGIVYYQKLHHMVADKIHARARGQVQMLTRQPTEGRARGGGLRFGEMERDCLIGHGAAMLLRDRLLEESDKYTLYICENCGQIAYFDMKQRRYVCKICDEKAKISPVIVSYAFKLLLQELQSLCITPKLRLKEKA